The Candidatus Eisenbacteria bacterium genome includes a window with the following:
- a CDS encoding helicase C-terminal domain-containing protein: MSLAHRVDSLLRPGGPLAARWAGYEDRGAQRELARDIAGAFEQGGVLLAEAPTGIGKSLAYLLPSILAARESDRRVVVATCTKSLQDQLVDRDLPALLEAIGWSVPCARLKGKQNYLCPQALDVASGESAGEEETLDDLRRWASRDESGDLDRFPARDADAFQRLRGRLGADPAACTTATCRRGRECFWVRARRRATDAKVLVVNHALLALAAGSDVLPPFDVLVVDEAHRLEGVLLAQLERSASRHRFEEALRLIGSGRRGAGGLAARMRGFFLPLFDDAQAAELSREVEEATAQVARCRDDVERFFSQVEPEGASDSRYGRRDRYRSASELLGTNLEPLELVLSHCAGFSRTLARWSHRASDPEIPRDVAAPDTLAAELEHASMVWSALGADLENVAQATDRGWVYWRSAGGRGVELHGSPITVGDAARRLLAGRAAVLTSATLSAGGDFDFALERLGLKEQREVVCETRSYPSPFPLDQQIRAFAWSDRGRDESDCVADVVSELAAHTGRSILVLFTAHERLRRARERLRERLPAGRKLIAQEWDGSASLVSERFRAERGAILLGVQSLWEGVDFPGESLEILVVAKLPFSVPDDPLVEARGERLMDRGLDPFRDDALPEAVLRFRQGVGRLIRRADDRGVLVVCDPRFHTASYRRPFLDALPVAPEPMSSAALLAAAAATFLAAKGRPAEPVTEGA; the protein is encoded by the coding sequence TTGTCCCTGGCGCATCGCGTCGACTCGCTGCTGCGCCCGGGAGGTCCGCTCGCCGCGCGCTGGGCGGGCTACGAGGATCGCGGCGCGCAGCGCGAGCTGGCGCGCGACATCGCCGGCGCCTTCGAGCAGGGCGGCGTGCTGCTCGCCGAGGCTCCGACCGGCATCGGGAAATCGCTCGCCTACTTGCTGCCGTCCATTCTGGCCGCGCGAGAGTCCGACCGTCGCGTGGTCGTGGCCACATGCACCAAGTCCTTGCAGGACCAGCTCGTGGACCGGGACCTTCCGGCTCTGCTCGAAGCCATCGGCTGGTCGGTTCCCTGCGCGCGGCTGAAGGGCAAGCAGAACTATCTGTGCCCGCAGGCGCTCGACGTCGCGAGCGGGGAGAGCGCCGGCGAGGAGGAGACGCTCGACGATCTCCGCCGCTGGGCGAGCCGCGACGAGAGCGGAGACCTCGATCGCTTTCCGGCGCGTGACGCCGACGCGTTCCAGCGATTGCGGGGGCGGCTCGGCGCCGATCCCGCCGCGTGCACCACGGCCACCTGCCGGCGCGGGCGCGAGTGCTTCTGGGTGAGGGCGCGGCGCCGGGCGACCGACGCCAAGGTGCTGGTCGTGAACCACGCGCTGCTCGCGCTCGCCGCGGGATCCGACGTGCTGCCGCCGTTCGACGTGCTGGTCGTGGACGAGGCGCACCGCCTCGAGGGCGTGCTGCTCGCTCAGCTCGAGCGCTCGGCCTCGCGGCACCGCTTCGAGGAAGCGTTGCGACTGATCGGATCCGGACGCCGCGGCGCCGGAGGCCTGGCGGCGCGCATGCGAGGCTTCTTCCTGCCCTTGTTCGACGACGCTCAGGCGGCGGAGCTTTCGCGCGAGGTGGAAGAGGCCACGGCGCAGGTGGCCCGCTGTCGCGACGACGTCGAGCGATTCTTCTCCCAGGTCGAGCCCGAGGGAGCGTCGGACTCGCGCTATGGACGCAGGGATCGGTATCGCTCGGCGAGCGAGCTGCTGGGAACGAACCTCGAGCCCCTGGAGCTGGTGCTGTCCCACTGCGCGGGCTTCTCCCGCACCCTGGCGCGCTGGTCCCATCGCGCCAGTGATCCCGAGATCCCGAGGGACGTCGCCGCGCCGGACACGCTGGCCGCCGAGCTCGAGCACGCGTCGATGGTGTGGAGCGCGCTCGGCGCCGATCTCGAGAACGTCGCGCAGGCGACGGATCGCGGATGGGTCTACTGGCGCAGCGCGGGCGGCCGCGGCGTCGAGCTCCACGGCTCGCCGATCACCGTCGGCGATGCGGCGCGGCGCCTCCTGGCCGGGCGGGCGGCGGTGCTCACCTCCGCGACGCTGTCGGCGGGCGGCGACTTCGACTTCGCGCTCGAGCGGCTGGGTCTCAAGGAGCAGCGCGAGGTGGTGTGCGAGACGCGATCGTATCCATCGCCGTTCCCGCTCGATCAGCAGATCCGCGCCTTCGCCTGGAGCGATCGCGGCCGCGACGAGTCGGACTGCGTGGCCGACGTCGTCAGCGAGCTGGCCGCGCACACCGGACGCAGCATTCTGGTGCTGTTCACCGCGCACGAACGTCTGCGGCGCGCGCGCGAGCGTCTGCGCGAGCGTCTGCCCGCCGGTCGCAAGCTGATCGCGCAGGAGTGGGACGGCTCGGCAAGTCTGGTGAGCGAGCGCTTCCGCGCCGAGCGCGGCGCGATCTTGCTCGGCGTCCAGAGCCTATGGGAAGGTGTCGACTTTCCCGGAGAATCCCTGGAGATCCTGGTGGTGGCGAAGCTCCCCTTCTCGGTCCCCGACGATCCGCTGGTCGAGGCGCGCGGCGAGCGTTTGATGGACCGAGGCCTCGATCCGTTCCGAGACGACGCCCTCCCCGAAGCGGTCCTGCGCTTTCGCCAGGGTGTGGGCCGGCTGATACGCCGGGCAGACGACCGGGGCGTGCTGGTGGTGTGCGATCCGCGCTTCCACACCGCCTCTTATCGCCGGCCGTTCCTCGATGCCCTTCCGGTCGCGCCCGAGCCGATGTCGAGCGCCGCCCTGCTGGCGGCGGCAGCGGCCACGTTCCTGGCCGCAAAGGGCCGCCCGGCGGAGCCGGTGACGGAGGGCGCTTGA
- the hutH gene encoding histidine ammonia-lyase: protein MIELGARPLLLADVVAVARGRTSVRLAREARQRMVTSRAVVEEAIQNGRAVYGVNTGFGDLKDQRIPADQVRQLQLNLLRSHAAGVGGEAPPEVSRAMILLRAASLVHGRSGVRPELVDALLMMLERGVTPVVPLQGSVGASGDLAPLAHLALALIGEGEAWLSGSDDGETRRMPASLALRGAGLQPLSLEAKEGLALINGTQFSTAIAVLACTDARAVWEAAIAAAALSTEVLMGSFEPAREDVQSLRPYRGALEAARRLRAYAEGSALVESHRECGRIQDAYSLRCVPQVMGASWDALTHVEDQLEIEINGVNDNPLVLPGGEVISAGLFHAQPVGMVSDYLKIAVAEIGSISERRTDRLTDARVSELPAVLTANPGLESGYMMAQYTAAALVSENKVLCHPATVDSIPTGGGMEDHVSMAPIAARHLRQVVENTARVVAMELLCGCRALEFRRPLTAGAGTERLYEAVRRLVPSPDGDRPLSGPCETIARWVLSRGPMRLAEEVLAS, encoded by the coding sequence TTGATCGAGCTCGGCGCGCGCCCGCTGCTGCTGGCGGACGTGGTGGCGGTGGCGCGCGGGCGCACCTCGGTCCGCCTCGCCCGCGAGGCGCGGCAGCGGATGGTGACGAGCCGCGCCGTGGTCGAGGAAGCGATCCAGAACGGGCGCGCCGTGTACGGCGTCAATACCGGGTTCGGTGATCTCAAGGACCAGCGGATTCCCGCGGACCAGGTGCGGCAGCTGCAGCTCAATCTGCTGCGGTCCCACGCCGCCGGCGTCGGCGGCGAAGCGCCTCCCGAAGTGTCGCGCGCCATGATCCTGCTGCGCGCCGCGTCATTGGTCCACGGGCGATCCGGGGTGCGCCCCGAGCTGGTGGACGCGCTGCTCATGATGCTGGAGCGCGGCGTGACGCCGGTGGTTCCGCTTCAGGGCTCGGTGGGCGCGTCAGGCGATCTCGCGCCGCTCGCGCATCTGGCGCTGGCGCTGATCGGCGAAGGCGAAGCCTGGCTGAGCGGGAGCGACGACGGCGAGACGCGCCGCATGCCGGCATCGCTCGCCTTGCGCGGCGCGGGCCTGCAGCCGCTGTCGCTCGAAGCCAAGGAGGGACTGGCGCTCATCAACGGCACCCAGTTCTCGACCGCCATCGCCGTGCTGGCGTGCACCGACGCGCGCGCGGTGTGGGAGGCGGCGATCGCGGCCGCCGCGCTCTCGACGGAGGTGCTGATGGGCTCCTTCGAGCCCGCGCGGGAGGACGTCCAGTCGCTGCGGCCTTATCGCGGCGCGCTCGAAGCCGCGCGCCGGCTGCGCGCGTATGCCGAGGGGAGCGCGCTCGTGGAGTCGCATCGCGAGTGCGGGCGCATCCAGGACGCTTACAGCCTGCGGTGCGTGCCTCAGGTCATGGGCGCGTCCTGGGACGCGCTGACCCACGTCGAGGACCAGCTCGAGATCGAGATCAACGGCGTGAACGACAACCCGCTGGTGCTGCCGGGCGGGGAGGTGATCTCGGCGGGCCTGTTCCACGCGCAGCCGGTCGGCATGGTCTCCGACTATCTGAAGATCGCGGTGGCCGAGATCGGCTCGATCTCCGAGCGGCGCACCGACCGACTGACCGACGCCCGCGTGTCCGAGCTGCCCGCGGTCCTGACTGCGAACCCGGGGCTCGAGTCGGGCTACATGATGGCGCAGTACACCGCCGCCGCGCTGGTGTCCGAGAACAAGGTGCTCTGTCATCCGGCGACGGTCGATTCGATTCCGACCGGCGGCGGGATGGAGGATCACGTCAGCATGGCGCCGATTGCGGCGCGCCATCTGCGGCAGGTGGTCGAGAACACGGCGCGCGTGGTGGCCATGGAGCTTCTGTGCGGCTGTCGCGCGCTCGAATTTCGCCGTCCACTGACGGCCGGCGCGGGCACCGAGCGGCTGTACGAAGCGGTGCGGCGGCTCGTGCCTTCGCCCGACGGTGACCGGCCGCTCTCGGGTCCGTGCGAGACCATCGCCCGCTGGGTGCTGTCACGCGGGCCCATGCGCCTCGCCGAGGAGGTGCTCGCGTCATGA
- the hutU gene encoding urocanate hydratase — MNPVASRTVRAPRGQSLSCKGWIQEAALRMLMNNLDPEVAERPDDLVVYGGTGRAARSWAAFDQIVASLRSLEHDETLLVQSGKPVGVFKTHADAPRVLIANSLLVPRWATWEHFWELEGKGLIMYGQMTAGSWIYIGSQGIVQGTFETFAECASRHFGGSLAGRVVLTAGLGGMGGAQPLAATMNGAVCLAVEVDESRARRRVETGYCDRLTHSIEESLAWTEEAKRERRGLSVALIGNAAQVHAALSERGFVPDVATDQTSAHDPLAGYVPAGLTLEQAAELRVRDPEEHVRRARASMVQHVRALLAMKARGTVLFDYGNNLRGEAEKGGLPHPQAFSFPGFVPEYIRPLFCVGKGPFRWAALSGDPRDIDATDAAALEEFPDDARLHRWIPLARKHVPFQGLPARICWLGYGERARLGLRFNRMVREGRLSAPIVIGRDHLDAGSVASPFRETEGMKDGTDAVADWPILNALLNVASGASWVSVHHGGGVGIGNSIHAGQVIVCDGSAAADRRLMRVLTNDPGTGVMRHADAGYRQAIDFARGSDLNLPGITDER; from the coding sequence ATGAATCCGGTGGCGAGCCGCACGGTCAGAGCCCCGCGCGGGCAGTCGCTGTCGTGCAAGGGATGGATCCAGGAAGCCGCGCTGCGCATGCTGATGAACAACCTCGATCCCGAGGTGGCGGAGCGCCCCGATGACCTCGTGGTTTACGGCGGCACCGGAAGAGCGGCGCGGAGCTGGGCGGCCTTCGATCAGATCGTGGCTTCGCTGCGGAGCCTCGAGCACGACGAGACGCTGCTGGTCCAGTCCGGCAAGCCGGTCGGCGTGTTCAAGACCCACGCCGACGCGCCGCGCGTGCTGATCGCCAATTCGCTGCTGGTGCCGCGCTGGGCGACCTGGGAGCACTTCTGGGAGCTCGAGGGCAAGGGGCTCATCATGTACGGGCAGATGACCGCGGGCTCGTGGATCTACATCGGCTCGCAGGGCATCGTGCAGGGCACGTTCGAGACCTTCGCCGAATGCGCGTCGCGCCATTTCGGCGGCTCGCTGGCCGGACGCGTGGTCCTGACCGCGGGACTGGGCGGCATGGGCGGCGCCCAGCCGCTGGCAGCGACCATGAACGGCGCCGTGTGCCTTGCGGTCGAGGTCGACGAGTCCCGCGCGCGGCGCCGGGTCGAGACCGGATACTGCGACCGGCTGACCCACTCGATCGAAGAGTCGCTGGCCTGGACCGAGGAAGCGAAACGGGAGCGGCGAGGCCTGAGCGTGGCGCTGATCGGCAACGCGGCGCAGGTGCATGCCGCCCTGTCCGAGCGCGGCTTCGTCCCGGACGTCGCCACCGACCAGACCTCGGCGCACGACCCGCTGGCGGGCTACGTTCCGGCGGGACTCACCCTCGAGCAGGCCGCCGAGCTGCGGGTGCGCGATCCGGAGGAGCACGTGCGGCGCGCGCGCGCCTCGATGGTCCAGCACGTGCGCGCGCTGCTCGCCATGAAGGCGCGCGGCACGGTGCTGTTCGATTACGGCAACAACCTGCGCGGCGAAGCCGAGAAGGGCGGCCTGCCGCACCCGCAGGCTTTCTCCTTCCCCGGGTTCGTGCCCGAGTACATCCGTCCGCTCTTCTGCGTGGGCAAGGGGCCCTTCCGCTGGGCCGCGCTCTCGGGCGACCCGCGGGACATCGACGCCACCGACGCCGCGGCACTCGAGGAGTTCCCGGACGACGCGCGGCTTCATCGCTGGATCCCGCTGGCGCGGAAGCATGTCCCCTTCCAGGGGCTGCCGGCCCGCATCTGCTGGCTGGGCTACGGCGAGCGCGCGCGGCTCGGGCTGCGCTTCAACCGCATGGTGCGGGAGGGCCGGCTCTCGGCGCCGATCGTGATCGGTCGCGACCACCTCGACGCCGGATCGGTGGCTTCGCCGTTCCGCGAGACCGAAGGGATGAAGGACGGCACCGACGCGGTGGCCGACTGGCCGATCCTCAACGCGCTCCTCAACGTCGCGAGCGGCGCTTCATGGGTGAGCGTCCACCACGGCGGTGGTGTGGGGATCGGGAACTCGATCCACGCCGGCCAGGTGATCGTGTGCGACGGCAGCGCCGCCGCCGATCGGCGGCTGATGCGAGTGCTCACCAACGACCCGGGAACCGGAGTCATGCGTCACGCCGATGCCGGCTATCGCCAGGCGATCGACTTCGCGCGCGGCTCCGATCTCAACCTCCCCGGCATCACGGACGAGCGTTGA
- the hutI gene encoding imidazolonepropionase, whose amino-acid sequence MSVTPRSEPYDKTVAGRTAYVILHNTSEVVTPDPAGQRIVRYDRGAVVFRDGRVEEVGPAPDLMRRHGEARPISAYGHLVTPGLVDCHTHMIFAGHRAGELQRKLAGESYAAIAAAGGGIRSTVAATTTERDDVLERNLSGRLERWRANGCTTVEVKTGYGLTPRREVRLLEVVRGALQRVPVRVQRTALLLHALPDEFRDRRAAYVEEMIEQILPEIRERGLAEAVDAFCDPVAFTVDECRALLSSARELGLGIKLHAEQTARIGGAKLGAELSALSVDHLESAEPEDWEALGRSGTVGVLLPAAALTLGQKLPRAAELRRSGARVAIATDFNPGTAPAQSLLECAALAARLCGFDADETLLSITWNAAKALGLEERVGHLNPGAWGDAVVWECETLEELPYWMPAVRPDCVFMRGADLALPAVERRVWP is encoded by the coding sequence ATGTCGGTCACGCCCCGCAGCGAGCCCTACGACAAGACGGTGGCCGGTCGCACCGCCTACGTGATCCTCCACAACACCTCCGAGGTGGTCACGCCCGATCCGGCCGGACAGCGCATCGTGCGCTACGACCGGGGCGCGGTGGTGTTCCGCGATGGACGGGTGGAGGAGGTCGGTCCCGCCCCGGATCTGATGCGCCGGCACGGCGAAGCCCGGCCGATCAGTGCCTACGGCCATCTGGTGACCCCGGGGTTGGTGGATTGCCACACCCACATGATCTTCGCCGGTCATCGCGCGGGCGAGCTGCAGCGGAAGCTGGCCGGCGAGAGCTACGCGGCGATCGCGGCGGCGGGCGGAGGCATCCGCTCGACCGTGGCGGCGACGACGACCGAGCGCGACGACGTGCTCGAAAGGAACCTCAGCGGGCGCCTCGAGCGCTGGCGCGCCAACGGATGCACGACGGTCGAGGTCAAGACCGGCTACGGGCTCACGCCACGGCGCGAAGTGCGGCTGCTCGAAGTGGTGCGCGGTGCGCTGCAGCGCGTCCCGGTGCGCGTGCAGAGAACGGCGCTGCTTCTCCACGCGTTGCCGGATGAATTCCGGGACCGCCGCGCGGCGTACGTCGAGGAGATGATCGAGCAGATCCTCCCCGAGATCCGCGAGCGGGGACTGGCCGAGGCGGTCGACGCGTTCTGCGATCCGGTCGCCTTCACGGTCGACGAATGCCGGGCGCTGCTGTCGAGCGCCCGGGAGCTCGGACTCGGGATCAAGCTCCACGCCGAGCAGACCGCGCGCATCGGCGGTGCGAAGCTCGGGGCGGAGCTCTCGGCTCTGTCGGTCGATCATCTCGAATCGGCGGAGCCCGAGGACTGGGAAGCGCTCGGACGCTCGGGAACGGTGGGCGTGCTGCTGCCGGCGGCGGCGCTCACGCTGGGACAGAAGCTGCCGCGTGCGGCGGAGCTGCGCCGGAGCGGCGCGCGCGTCGCGATCGCCACCGACTTCAATCCCGGCACCGCGCCCGCCCAGTCTCTGCTCGAGTGCGCCGCGCTCGCGGCGCGCCTGTGCGGATTCGACGCCGACGAGACCCTGCTCTCGATCACCTGGAACGCCGCCAAGGCTCTGGGTCTCGAAGAGCGGGTTGGCCACCTGAATCCGGGAGCATGGGGCGACGCCGTGGTGTGGGAGTGCGAGACGCTGGAAGAGCTGCCCTACTGGATGCCCGCGGTGCGTCCGGACTGCGTCTTCATGCGGGGCGCGGACCTGGCGCTTCCTGCCGTCGAGCGCCGCGTCTGGCCTTGA
- the ftcD gene encoding glutamate formimidoyltransferase, with amino-acid sequence MARLVECVPNFSEGRRREVVEALIQAIAAVKGAVLLDHEMDADHHRSVLTFAGEPEPVMEAAFQAVRKAAEVIDLTKHRGEHPRMGATDVLPFVPVEGMTLDECAGLARAVGKRIGDELGIPVFLYEAAASRPERVSLADVRRGEFEGLRDLIGKDPARSPDFGPQQIHPTAGATAVGARRFLVAFNANLNTPDVRVAKAIAKSIREQSGGLKHVRALGFSIEGGRRAQVSMNLVNTEATPIHRVLALVRDEAARHGAAISGCEVVGLIPEAAMLDAAEHALQLESFRRDQVLELRLKQPPVSESVVVATFFDQVAAATPTPGGGTVAAFTGALASALATMVANLTIGKKKYAAHEGAMRDLRGRAERARRTLIGLARTDSEAFDAVLRAGRLPQSTEEEADSRSKALAQANLGATLVPLQTAEACLEVVELATEAARLGNPQAVTDAGVAGLLAHAAGEGALLNVQINLKSLMEGADKNGVETDLRRLAAALRRAADECRGAVSSKLEAP; translated from the coding sequence ATGGCACGACTCGTCGAGTGCGTTCCCAACTTCTCGGAAGGCCGCCGGCGCGAGGTGGTCGAAGCGCTGATCCAGGCGATCGCCGCGGTCAAAGGCGCGGTGCTGCTCGACCACGAGATGGACGCGGATCATCATCGCTCCGTCCTGACCTTCGCCGGCGAGCCCGAGCCGGTGATGGAGGCCGCGTTCCAGGCGGTGAGAAAGGCCGCCGAGGTCATCGACCTCACGAAGCATCGCGGCGAGCACCCGCGCATGGGCGCCACCGACGTGCTGCCGTTCGTGCCGGTCGAGGGCATGACGCTCGACGAATGCGCGGGGCTCGCGCGAGCCGTGGGGAAGAGGATCGGCGACGAGCTGGGAATCCCGGTCTTCCTCTACGAGGCGGCCGCATCGCGGCCCGAGCGCGTGAGCCTGGCCGACGTGCGCCGTGGCGAGTTCGAAGGGCTGCGCGACCTGATCGGCAAGGATCCGGCGCGCTCACCGGACTTCGGCCCGCAGCAGATCCACCCGACGGCGGGCGCCACCGCGGTCGGCGCGCGGCGTTTCCTGGTGGCGTTCAACGCCAATCTCAACACGCCGGACGTGCGGGTGGCGAAGGCCATCGCCAAGTCGATCCGGGAGCAGAGCGGCGGGCTCAAGCACGTGCGCGCGCTGGGGTTCTCCATCGAGGGCGGTCGACGCGCGCAGGTGAGCATGAACCTCGTGAACACCGAGGCGACGCCCATCCATCGCGTGCTCGCCCTGGTGCGCGACGAAGCCGCGCGACACGGCGCCGCCATCTCGGGCTGTGAGGTGGTCGGACTGATCCCCGAGGCCGCGATGCTGGATGCCGCCGAGCACGCGCTGCAGCTCGAGAGCTTCCGCCGCGACCAGGTGCTGGAGCTGCGGCTCAAGCAGCCGCCGGTCTCGGAGAGCGTCGTCGTGGCCACGTTCTTCGATCAGGTCGCCGCGGCCACGCCGACTCCCGGGGGCGGAACCGTGGCCGCCTTCACCGGCGCGCTGGCGTCCGCGCTGGCGACCATGGTCGCGAACCTCACCATCGGAAAGAAGAAGTACGCGGCCCATGAAGGCGCGATGCGGGACCTCCGCGGCCGGGCCGAGCGGGCTCGGCGAACGCTGATAGGCCTGGCCCGGACCGACAGCGAGGCGTTCGACGCGGTGCTGCGGGCGGGACGCCTGCCCCAGAGCACGGAGGAGGAGGCGGACTCCCGGTCCAAGGCCTTGGCGCAGGCCAACCTCGGGGCGACTCTCGTCCCCCTGCAGACGGCCGAGGCATGCCTCGAGGTCGTCGAGCTGGCCACCGAGGCCGCCCGGCTCGGGAACCCTCAGGCAGTCACCGACGCCGGGGTGGCGGGGCTTCTCGCCCATGCCGCCGGCGAAGGGGCTCTGCTCAACGTTCAGATCAACCTGAAGTCCTTGATGGAGGGGGCCGATAAGAACGGAGTGGAGACTGACTTGCGCCGTCTCGCTGCCGCTCTCCGGAGGGCGGCCGACGAGTGTCGTGGCGCCGTGAGCTCCAAGCTCGAAGCACCCTAG
- a CDS encoding tetratricopeptide repeat protein gives MDKALEIKRRAQRAIQSGDLDSAMAEYEKLVVLPDCDPYNFVLLADLQFKRGDQQGAVQRYLAAADAYEKTGLFKNAIAVCKKMMRLGLSPSQVLERLAHLHSLDGLSTEAALYHQQFAEHLVRAQRPTEAAAALRRAYETSPDELGLLERIAEVLVLADDKNGAALALAEAAFQHQKRGHPDVAVALKRRAEDLKAGSVREFEVQAMIGSGQSPDSAAAAAVVDDDDDSGTPGPPLLPSLRPEGDGAGDEIERFGSPAGAFNGQGDDPKKSRILSAVEIEGMLQKAQEKLRNGESDEASRLLMDAAQAYEAVGRHDNAGTIYRSLGKNPTTPPAVLELWLANCERRDDKREAATVACELGDRAIQQGNVDSAQLWFDRARNLDENNTLAQRRLQRLEAMKDGVGPPQLVSTDAVETGPPALEAAPVAAAPPPLSPPMPVAPPEPVVMQAPPPPAETTSDRVELAVGRSEAVTFDLGALLSEFQRGIEAQLSGDAQGHYDLAMAYREMGLLDHAVESFRMAVAHPGLAHRATEMLGRCLLDQGRFDEAAAELAAGLEHPGLDVEGTLGLRYLLGLAHEAAGRPREALAELEQVFAVQPNYHDVAPKLRDLRKALGSE, from the coding sequence TTGGACAAGGCACTCGAGATCAAACGACGAGCACAGCGCGCGATCCAGAGCGGTGATCTGGACAGCGCGATGGCCGAGTACGAGAAGCTCGTCGTCCTACCGGACTGCGACCCGTACAACTTCGTCCTCCTCGCCGACCTGCAATTCAAGCGCGGCGACCAGCAGGGCGCGGTCCAGCGCTATCTCGCCGCGGCCGACGCGTACGAGAAGACCGGCCTGTTCAAGAACGCGATCGCCGTCTGCAAGAAGATGATGCGCCTCGGGCTCTCGCCCTCGCAGGTGCTCGAGCGGCTCGCCCATCTCCACTCGCTCGACGGGCTGTCCACCGAGGCCGCGCTCTACCACCAGCAATTCGCCGAGCACCTCGTGCGCGCCCAGCGCCCGACCGAAGCCGCCGCCGCGCTGCGGCGCGCATACGAGACTTCGCCCGACGAGCTCGGCTTGCTCGAGCGCATCGCCGAAGTGCTGGTGCTCGCCGACGACAAGAACGGCGCGGCGCTGGCGCTGGCGGAAGCGGCCTTCCAGCACCAGAAGCGCGGTCATCCCGACGTGGCGGTGGCGCTCAAGCGGCGCGCGGAGGATCTCAAGGCGGGATCGGTGCGCGAGTTCGAAGTGCAGGCCATGATCGGATCCGGCCAAAGCCCCGACTCCGCCGCGGCCGCTGCCGTGGTCGACGACGACGACGATTCAGGCACGCCCGGTCCGCCCCTGCTGCCCTCGCTTCGCCCTGAAGGCGATGGGGCCGGTGATGAGATCGAGCGCTTCGGCAGTCCGGCCGGCGCCTTCAATGGCCAGGGCGACGACCCGAAGAAGTCCAGGATCCTCTCCGCGGTCGAGATCGAAGGCATGCTCCAGAAGGCGCAGGAGAAGCTGCGCAATGGCGAGTCGGACGAGGCGTCGCGACTCCTGATGGACGCGGCGCAGGCCTACGAAGCGGTGGGACGTCACGACAACGCGGGCACCATCTACCGGAGCCTCGGCAAGAACCCGACCACGCCGCCAGCCGTGCTCGAGCTCTGGCTCGCCAACTGTGAGCGTCGCGACGACAAGCGTGAAGCGGCGACGGTCGCGTGCGAGCTCGGCGATCGCGCCATCCAGCAGGGCAACGTGGATTCGGCTCAGCTCTGGTTCGACCGTGCCCGCAATCTCGACGAGAACAACACGCTCGCTCAGCGCAGGCTCCAGCGCCTGGAGGCGATGAAGGACGGCGTCGGTCCTCCCCAGCTGGTGTCGACCGACGCGGTCGAGACAGGCCCGCCCGCTCTCGAAGCGGCGCCGGTCGCCGCGGCGCCGCCCCCGCTGTCGCCACCGATGCCGGTGGCCCCGCCGGAGCCGGTCGTCATGCAGGCGCCGCCGCCGCCCGCCGAGACCACGAGCGATCGGGTGGAGCTCGCGGTCGGACGGAGCGAGGCGGTCACCTTCGATCTCGGCGCGCTGCTGTCGGAGTTCCAGCGCGGGATCGAAGCCCAGCTTTCCGGAGACGCCCAGGGGCATTACGATCTGGCCATGGCGTACCGAGAGATGGGTCTGCTGGACCACGCGGTCGAATCGTTCCGGATGGCGGTCGCTCATCCGGGACTCGCGCATCGGGCCACCGAGATGCTGGGCCGCTGCCTGCTCGACCAGGGCCGTTTCGACGAAGCCGCCGCCGAGCTGGCCGCGGGACTGGAGCACCCCGGGCTCGATGTCGAAGGCACTCTCGGCTTGCGCTACCTGCTCGGTCTGGCCCACGAAGCCGCGGGCCGTCCCCGAGAGGCCCTGGCGGAGCTCGAGCAGGTCTTCGCCGTGCAGCCCAACTATCACGACGTCGCGCCCAAGCTGCGAGATCTCCGCAAGGCGCTGGGGAGCGAGTGA
- a CDS encoding PHP domain-containing protein has product MRRPAPAQGGRRVDLHTHTIFSDGLLTPEALVERAVQRQLAAVAITDHDSVEGMERAQAAAHGRIEVVPGVEISSALDGQDLHILGYYIDPEHGPLRERLLSFQAERRDRARRIVERLTEVGVRLDVEEVLSSAGPGVVGRPHVAAVMVRAGVVGGLDEAFRRYLGAHGSAFVPRPAFRPQDAIALIHGANGLSVLAHPGASLSDAVVERLAASGLRGIEVWHPHHSPATSRRYRALAERLSLLESGGSDFHGHPQGSDLGEVRVPYGVLLRLKQSAGVAG; this is encoded by the coding sequence ATGCGGCGGCCGGCCCCCGCGCAGGGCGGCCGGCGGGTGGACCTTCACACCCACACCATCTTCAGCGATGGTCTGCTCACTCCCGAAGCTCTGGTGGAGCGCGCGGTCCAGCGTCAGCTCGCGGCGGTCGCCATCACCGATCACGATTCGGTCGAAGGCATGGAACGCGCGCAGGCGGCGGCTCACGGGCGAATCGAAGTCGTGCCCGGGGTCGAGATCTCGAGCGCGCTCGACGGCCAGGACCTCCACATCCTGGGCTACTACATCGATCCCGAGCACGGCCCCCTGCGCGAGCGACTGTTGAGTTTCCAGGCCGAGCGCCGCGATCGCGCGCGACGCATCGTCGAGCGACTCACCGAGGTCGGCGTGCGCCTCGACGTCGAGGAGGTGCTCTCCTCGGCAGGTCCGGGGGTGGTGGGACGCCCGCATGTCGCGGCCGTGATGGTGCGCGCCGGTGTCGTCGGCGGTCTGGACGAGGCGTTCCGTCGTTACCTCGGCGCGCACGGGTCGGCATTCGTGCCGCGCCCGGCGTTTCGACCACAGGACGCCATCGCGCTCATTCACGGCGCGAACGGACTCAGCGTGCTCGCCCATCCCGGCGCGAGCCTGAGCGACGCGGTGGTGGAGCGGCTCGCCGCCTCCGGACTGCGCGGCATCGAGGTGTGGCACCCGCATCACTCGCCCGCCACCAGCCGCCGATACCGGGCGCTGGCGGAGCGCTTGTCGCTGCTCGAGAGCGGAGGCTCGGACTTCCATGGCCATCCGCAAGGCAGCGATCTCGGCGAGGTCCGGGTGCCTTACGGCGTCCTGTTGCGGCTCAAGCAGAGCGCGGGCGTCGCGGGCTAG